One window from the genome of Andrena cerasifolii isolate SP2316 chromosome 3, iyAndCera1_principal, whole genome shotgun sequence encodes:
- the LOC143367495 gene encoding dystrobrevin beta isoform X2: MAEDGAGGSGNSSTGEASRLQLLQEMRQQNFDGIRFASYRTACKLRFIQRKVHLHNVDIWNVIEAFRENGLNTLEPSSTLGVSRLETLLSSLFHALNKRVPVSQQSKVDATTALLMNWLLAAYTTGENNKISVFSVKVALATLCAGKLMDKFRYIYSQISDSNGHMIHWRFAEYLKEVLGLTAAVYESPSFGYSEGLASSIFPQNSKVTVNDFLDTLMSDPGPHCLIWLPLYHRMAAVENVAHPVMCDACHKENFTGFRYRCQKCHAYQLCQDCFWRGKVSGTHNNDHETREYSSFKSPSKQIGHSLRKSFRCVPEKGKNSLPRFPEQPEKTLDLSHIVPPSPLPSHNGFPDPGFMAPFDSGSMDSRSTLRSMDSSRLDDEHKLIARYAQRLAQEARTMPRASSRMSQADQAGRAPSDANLASLDTSRAQRELISQLEAKNKEIMLQIARIEAAGIENPALMSELRALRQRKDELETHLGTLQHSRRQLMVQLDGLMKMLKNHQASPRSTPNSSPRSTKSPPLPPGAVPSSRSAPPTPGGPLSTTPQQQQQQQSQSQQQMSQSYQSSVPATSVANVSSMLGTIQNPIPDNLSCVGGDVRSAFRTNSLPGSGSSSANNSLGRSLRNDLLVAADSVTNAMSTLVRELNSDSDQEDHSHNSGRINIRKPLDFEAGEDGDDSSGGGNSWREELQRRYQQENDFLAELRARNVNMSQTPSATPSSEQEQERGEREEADGEKEEDNESNWTEPVKRWVNR, encoded by the exons ATGGCGGAGGATGGCGCAGGAGGATCAGGGAACAGCAGCACGGGGGAGGCGAGTCGGTTGCAGCTCCTGCAAGAGATGCGGCAGCAGAACTTTGACGGCATCCGATTCGCTTCGTACCGGACGGCTTGCAAGCTGAGATTCATTCAGAGGAAGGTTCACC TGCACAACGTGGATATATGGAATGTGATCGAGGCGTTTAGGGAGAACGGTTTGAACACCCTGGAACCATCGAGCACACTGGGTGTATCGAGGCTCGAAACATTACTGTCTTCCTTGTTTCACGCCCTTAACAAACGAGTGCCTGTCTCGCAGCAGTCCAAAGTCGACGCTACGACAGCCCTGCTGATGAACTGGCTGCTCGCTGCCTACACTACGGG ggaaaacaataaaatatccGTGTTCTCGGTGAAAGTGGCCTTAGCCACGCTGTGCGCTGGGAAACTGATGGACAAGTTTCGCT ATATATACTCGCAAATATCTGACAGCAACGGGCACATGATACATTGGAGGTTCGCAGAGTATTTGAAAGAGGTGCTAGGGTTAACGGCCGCGGTTTACGAGTCGCCGTCTTTTGGATACTCCGAGGGCCTGGCCAGCTCAATATTCCCGCAA AACTCGAAAGTCACGGTGAACGATTTTTTGGACACCCTCATGTCCGACCCAGGACCGCATTGCTTAATCTGGCTCCCACTCTACCACAGAATGGCTGCTGTGGAAAACG TGGCCCATCCTGTTATGTGCGACGCTTGTCACAAAGAGAACTTCACTGGCTTCCGATACAGATGTCAAAAATGCCACGCGTACCAGCTTTGCCAAGACTGTTTCTGGCGCGGCAAAGTTTCCGGGACGCATAACAATGATCATGAAACCAGGGAGTACAGTAGCTTC AAGTCGCCGAGCAAACAAATTGGACATTCCTTGCGCAAGAGCTTCAGATGCGTACCTGAGAAAGGAAAGAATAGCCTGCCAAGATTCCCCGAGCAACCAGAGAAGACGTTAGATCTGTCGCATATAGT CCCACCGTCACCTTTACCGTCTCACAACGGCTTTCCGGATCCAGGTTTCATGGCTCCCTTTGACTCTGGGTCAATGGATAGCCGTTCTACGTTAAGGAG TATGGATAGTTCGAGACTGGATGATGAACATAAATTAATAGCACGATACGCACAAAGGTTGGCTCAGGAAGCTAGGACCATG CCTCGCGCCTCGTCCAGAATGTCGCAAGCTGACCAAGCA GGTAGGGCACCGTCTGATGCGAATTTGGCATCTCTTGATACCTCGAGAGCACAACGCGAGCTTATATCGCAATTGGAAGCAAAGAACAAGGAAATCATGCTCCAGATTGCAAG GATAGAAGCCGCCGGCATAGAAAATCCTGCGTTAATGTCAGAACTAAGAGCTCTTAGACAGAGAAAAGACGAGCTAGAGACTCACTTAGGAACGTTACAGCATTCTAGGAGACAATTAATGGTGCAACTAGACGGTTTAATGAAAATGTTGAAG AACCACCAGGCATCTCCACGATCGACACCAAATAGTTCACCGCGGAGTACAAAATCACCTCCGTTGCCACCTGGTGCTGTTCCAAGCAGTAGGTCAGCGCCTCCGACTCCGGGTGGTCCACTGTCCACGACtccgcagcaacagcagcagcaacagtcgCAGAGCCAGCAACAGATGTCTCAAAGCTATCAGAGCTCTGTCCCAGCAACGTCGGTGGCGAATGTATCCAGTATGCTCGGAACGATACAAAACCCTATTCCAGATAACTTGTCGTGTGTGGGAGGCGATGTAAG gtctGCGTTCAGGACAAACAGCTTGCCAGGAAGCGGTTCCAGCAGTGCGAATAATAGCTTGGGCCGATCCTTAAGAAATGACTTGTTGGTAGCTGCTGACAGTGTTACTAATGCCATGTCGACACTCGTGAGGGAATTGAACTCAG ACTCAGACCAGGAGGATCATTCTCACAACTCAGGCCGAATTAACATCAGAAAGCCGTTAG ACTTCGAGGCTGGTGAGGACGGAGACGATAGTAGCGGCGGTGGGAATTCATGGCGAGAAGAGCTGCAACGCCGCTATCAGCAGGAGAATGACTTTTTAGCTGAACTACGGGCACGCAACGTTAACATGTCGCAGACACCATCCGCTACTCCATCCAGCGAACAGGAGCAAGAAAGGGGTGAGAGGGAGGAGGCGGACggagagaaagaagaagatAACGAATCCAACTGGACAGAGCCAGTGAAGAGATGGGTGAATCGATAA
- the LOC143367495 gene encoding dystrobrevin beta isoform X1, whose product MAEDGAGGSGNSSTGEASRLQLLQEMRQQNFDGIRFASYRTACKLRFIQRKVHLHNVDIWNVIEAFRENGLNTLEPSSTLGVSRLETLLSSLFHALNKRVPVSQQSKVDATTALLMNWLLAAYTTGENNKISVFSVKVALATLCAGKLMDKFRYIYSQISDSNGHMIHWRFAEYLKEVLGLTAAVYESPSFGYSEGLASSIFPQNSKVTVNDFLDTLMSDPGPHCLIWLPLYHRMAAVENVAHPVMCDACHKENFTGFRYRCQKCHAYQLCQDCFWRGKVSGTHNNDHETREYSSFKSPSKQIGHSLRKSFRCVPEKGKNSLPRFPEQPEKTLDLSHIVPPSPLPSHNGFPDPGFMAPFDSGSMDSRSTLRSMDSSRLDDEHKLIARYAQRLAQEARTMPRASSRMSQADQAGRAPSDANLASLDTSRAQRELISQLEAKNKEIMLQIARLRIEAAGIENPALMSELRALRQRKDELETHLGTLQHSRRQLMVQLDGLMKMLKNHQASPRSTPNSSPRSTKSPPLPPGAVPSSRSAPPTPGGPLSTTPQQQQQQQSQSQQQMSQSYQSSVPATSVANVSSMLGTIQNPIPDNLSCVGGDVRSAFRTNSLPGSGSSSANNSLGRSLRNDLLVAADSVTNAMSTLVRELNSDSDQEDHSHNSGRINIRKPLDFEAGEDGDDSSGGGNSWREELQRRYQQENDFLAELRARNVNMSQTPSATPSSEQEQERGEREEADGEKEEDNESNWTEPVKRWVNR is encoded by the exons ATGGCGGAGGATGGCGCAGGAGGATCAGGGAACAGCAGCACGGGGGAGGCGAGTCGGTTGCAGCTCCTGCAAGAGATGCGGCAGCAGAACTTTGACGGCATCCGATTCGCTTCGTACCGGACGGCTTGCAAGCTGAGATTCATTCAGAGGAAGGTTCACC TGCACAACGTGGATATATGGAATGTGATCGAGGCGTTTAGGGAGAACGGTTTGAACACCCTGGAACCATCGAGCACACTGGGTGTATCGAGGCTCGAAACATTACTGTCTTCCTTGTTTCACGCCCTTAACAAACGAGTGCCTGTCTCGCAGCAGTCCAAAGTCGACGCTACGACAGCCCTGCTGATGAACTGGCTGCTCGCTGCCTACACTACGGG ggaaaacaataaaatatccGTGTTCTCGGTGAAAGTGGCCTTAGCCACGCTGTGCGCTGGGAAACTGATGGACAAGTTTCGCT ATATATACTCGCAAATATCTGACAGCAACGGGCACATGATACATTGGAGGTTCGCAGAGTATTTGAAAGAGGTGCTAGGGTTAACGGCCGCGGTTTACGAGTCGCCGTCTTTTGGATACTCCGAGGGCCTGGCCAGCTCAATATTCCCGCAA AACTCGAAAGTCACGGTGAACGATTTTTTGGACACCCTCATGTCCGACCCAGGACCGCATTGCTTAATCTGGCTCCCACTCTACCACAGAATGGCTGCTGTGGAAAACG TGGCCCATCCTGTTATGTGCGACGCTTGTCACAAAGAGAACTTCACTGGCTTCCGATACAGATGTCAAAAATGCCACGCGTACCAGCTTTGCCAAGACTGTTTCTGGCGCGGCAAAGTTTCCGGGACGCATAACAATGATCATGAAACCAGGGAGTACAGTAGCTTC AAGTCGCCGAGCAAACAAATTGGACATTCCTTGCGCAAGAGCTTCAGATGCGTACCTGAGAAAGGAAAGAATAGCCTGCCAAGATTCCCCGAGCAACCAGAGAAGACGTTAGATCTGTCGCATATAGT CCCACCGTCACCTTTACCGTCTCACAACGGCTTTCCGGATCCAGGTTTCATGGCTCCCTTTGACTCTGGGTCAATGGATAGCCGTTCTACGTTAAGGAG TATGGATAGTTCGAGACTGGATGATGAACATAAATTAATAGCACGATACGCACAAAGGTTGGCTCAGGAAGCTAGGACCATG CCTCGCGCCTCGTCCAGAATGTCGCAAGCTGACCAAGCA GGTAGGGCACCGTCTGATGCGAATTTGGCATCTCTTGATACCTCGAGAGCACAACGCGAGCTTATATCGCAATTGGAAGCAAAGAACAAGGAAATCATGCTCCAGATTGCAAGGTTAAG GATAGAAGCCGCCGGCATAGAAAATCCTGCGTTAATGTCAGAACTAAGAGCTCTTAGACAGAGAAAAGACGAGCTAGAGACTCACTTAGGAACGTTACAGCATTCTAGGAGACAATTAATGGTGCAACTAGACGGTTTAATGAAAATGTTGAAG AACCACCAGGCATCTCCACGATCGACACCAAATAGTTCACCGCGGAGTACAAAATCACCTCCGTTGCCACCTGGTGCTGTTCCAAGCAGTAGGTCAGCGCCTCCGACTCCGGGTGGTCCACTGTCCACGACtccgcagcaacagcagcagcaacagtcgCAGAGCCAGCAACAGATGTCTCAAAGCTATCAGAGCTCTGTCCCAGCAACGTCGGTGGCGAATGTATCCAGTATGCTCGGAACGATACAAAACCCTATTCCAGATAACTTGTCGTGTGTGGGAGGCGATGTAAG gtctGCGTTCAGGACAAACAGCTTGCCAGGAAGCGGTTCCAGCAGTGCGAATAATAGCTTGGGCCGATCCTTAAGAAATGACTTGTTGGTAGCTGCTGACAGTGTTACTAATGCCATGTCGACACTCGTGAGGGAATTGAACTCAG ACTCAGACCAGGAGGATCATTCTCACAACTCAGGCCGAATTAACATCAGAAAGCCGTTAG ACTTCGAGGCTGGTGAGGACGGAGACGATAGTAGCGGCGGTGGGAATTCATGGCGAGAAGAGCTGCAACGCCGCTATCAGCAGGAGAATGACTTTTTAGCTGAACTACGGGCACGCAACGTTAACATGTCGCAGACACCATCCGCTACTCCATCCAGCGAACAGGAGCAAGAAAGGGGTGAGAGGGAGGAGGCGGACggagagaaagaagaagatAACGAATCCAACTGGACAGAGCCAGTGAAGAGATGGGTGAATCGATAA
- the LOC143367495 gene encoding dystrobrevin beta isoform X3: MAEDGAGGSGNSSTGEASRLQLLQEMRQQNFDGIRFASYRTACKLRFIQRKVHLHNVDIWNVIEAFRENGLNTLEPSSTLGVSRLETLLSSLFHALNKRVPVSQQSKVDATTALLMNWLLAAYTTGENNKISVFSVKVALATLCAGKLMDKFRYIYSQISDSNGHMIHWRFAEYLKEVLGLTAAVYESPSFGYSEGLASSIFPQNSKVTVNDFLDTLMSDPGPHCLIWLPLYHRMAAVENVAHPVMCDACHKENFTGFRYRCQKCHAYQLCQDCFWRGKVSGTHNNDHETREYSSFKSPSKQIGHSLRKSFRCVPEKGKNSLPRFPEQPEKTLDLSHIVPPSPLPSHNGFPDPGFMAPFDSGSMDSRSTLRSMDSSRLDDEHKLIARYAQRLAQEARTMPRASSRMSQADQAGRAPSDANLASLDTSRAQRELISQLEAKNKEIMLQIARLRIEAAGIENPALMSELRALRQRKDELETHLGTLQHSRRQLMVQLDGLMKMLKNHQASPRSTPNSSPRSTKSPPLPPGAVPSSRSAPPTPGGPLSTTPQQQQQQQSQSQQQMSQSYQSSVPATSVANVSSMLGTIQNPIPDNLSCVGGDVRSAFRTNSLPGSGSSSANNSLGRSLRNDLLVAADSVTNAMSTLVRELNSDFEAGEDGDDSSGGGNSWREELQRRYQQENDFLAELRARNVNMSQTPSATPSSEQEQERGEREEADGEKEEDNESNWTEPVKRWVNR; the protein is encoded by the exons ATGGCGGAGGATGGCGCAGGAGGATCAGGGAACAGCAGCACGGGGGAGGCGAGTCGGTTGCAGCTCCTGCAAGAGATGCGGCAGCAGAACTTTGACGGCATCCGATTCGCTTCGTACCGGACGGCTTGCAAGCTGAGATTCATTCAGAGGAAGGTTCACC TGCACAACGTGGATATATGGAATGTGATCGAGGCGTTTAGGGAGAACGGTTTGAACACCCTGGAACCATCGAGCACACTGGGTGTATCGAGGCTCGAAACATTACTGTCTTCCTTGTTTCACGCCCTTAACAAACGAGTGCCTGTCTCGCAGCAGTCCAAAGTCGACGCTACGACAGCCCTGCTGATGAACTGGCTGCTCGCTGCCTACACTACGGG ggaaaacaataaaatatccGTGTTCTCGGTGAAAGTGGCCTTAGCCACGCTGTGCGCTGGGAAACTGATGGACAAGTTTCGCT ATATATACTCGCAAATATCTGACAGCAACGGGCACATGATACATTGGAGGTTCGCAGAGTATTTGAAAGAGGTGCTAGGGTTAACGGCCGCGGTTTACGAGTCGCCGTCTTTTGGATACTCCGAGGGCCTGGCCAGCTCAATATTCCCGCAA AACTCGAAAGTCACGGTGAACGATTTTTTGGACACCCTCATGTCCGACCCAGGACCGCATTGCTTAATCTGGCTCCCACTCTACCACAGAATGGCTGCTGTGGAAAACG TGGCCCATCCTGTTATGTGCGACGCTTGTCACAAAGAGAACTTCACTGGCTTCCGATACAGATGTCAAAAATGCCACGCGTACCAGCTTTGCCAAGACTGTTTCTGGCGCGGCAAAGTTTCCGGGACGCATAACAATGATCATGAAACCAGGGAGTACAGTAGCTTC AAGTCGCCGAGCAAACAAATTGGACATTCCTTGCGCAAGAGCTTCAGATGCGTACCTGAGAAAGGAAAGAATAGCCTGCCAAGATTCCCCGAGCAACCAGAGAAGACGTTAGATCTGTCGCATATAGT CCCACCGTCACCTTTACCGTCTCACAACGGCTTTCCGGATCCAGGTTTCATGGCTCCCTTTGACTCTGGGTCAATGGATAGCCGTTCTACGTTAAGGAG TATGGATAGTTCGAGACTGGATGATGAACATAAATTAATAGCACGATACGCACAAAGGTTGGCTCAGGAAGCTAGGACCATG CCTCGCGCCTCGTCCAGAATGTCGCAAGCTGACCAAGCA GGTAGGGCACCGTCTGATGCGAATTTGGCATCTCTTGATACCTCGAGAGCACAACGCGAGCTTATATCGCAATTGGAAGCAAAGAACAAGGAAATCATGCTCCAGATTGCAAGGTTAAG GATAGAAGCCGCCGGCATAGAAAATCCTGCGTTAATGTCAGAACTAAGAGCTCTTAGACAGAGAAAAGACGAGCTAGAGACTCACTTAGGAACGTTACAGCATTCTAGGAGACAATTAATGGTGCAACTAGACGGTTTAATGAAAATGTTGAAG AACCACCAGGCATCTCCACGATCGACACCAAATAGTTCACCGCGGAGTACAAAATCACCTCCGTTGCCACCTGGTGCTGTTCCAAGCAGTAGGTCAGCGCCTCCGACTCCGGGTGGTCCACTGTCCACGACtccgcagcaacagcagcagcaacagtcgCAGAGCCAGCAACAGATGTCTCAAAGCTATCAGAGCTCTGTCCCAGCAACGTCGGTGGCGAATGTATCCAGTATGCTCGGAACGATACAAAACCCTATTCCAGATAACTTGTCGTGTGTGGGAGGCGATGTAAG gtctGCGTTCAGGACAAACAGCTTGCCAGGAAGCGGTTCCAGCAGTGCGAATAATAGCTTGGGCCGATCCTTAAGAAATGACTTGTTGGTAGCTGCTGACAGTGTTACTAATGCCATGTCGACACTCGTGAGGGAATTGAACTCAG ACTTCGAGGCTGGTGAGGACGGAGACGATAGTAGCGGCGGTGGGAATTCATGGCGAGAAGAGCTGCAACGCCGCTATCAGCAGGAGAATGACTTTTTAGCTGAACTACGGGCACGCAACGTTAACATGTCGCAGACACCATCCGCTACTCCATCCAGCGAACAGGAGCAAGAAAGGGGTGAGAGGGAGGAGGCGGACggagagaaagaagaagatAACGAATCCAACTGGACAGAGCCAGTGAAGAGATGGGTGAATCGATAA
- the LOC143367495 gene encoding dystrobrevin beta isoform X6: MAEDGAGGSGNSSTGEASRLQLLQEMRQQNFDGIRFASYRTACKLRFIQRKVHLHNVDIWNVIEAFRENGLNTLEPSSTLGVSRLETLLSSLFHALNKRVPVSQQSKVDATTALLMNWLLAAYTTGENNKISVFSVKVALATLCAGKLMDKFRYIYSQISDSNGHMIHWRFAEYLKEVLGLTAAVYESPSFGYSEGLASSIFPQNSKVTVNDFLDTLMSDPGPHCLIWLPLYHRMAAVENVAHPVMCDACHKENFTGFRYRCQKCHAYQLCQDCFWRGKVSGTHNNDHETREYSSFKSPSKQIGHSLRKSFRCVPEKGKNSLPRFPEQPEKTLDLSHIVPPSPLPSHNGFPDPGFMAPFDSGSMDSRSTLRSMDSSRLDDEHKLIARYAQRLAQEARTMPRASSRMSQADQAGRAPSDANLASLDTSRAQRELISQLEAKNKEIMLQIARLRIEAAGIENPALMSELRALRQRKDELETHLGTLQHSRRQLMVQLDGLMKMLKNHQASPRSTPNSSPRSTKSPPLPPGAVPSSRSAPPTPGGPLSTTPQQQQQQQSQSQQQMSQSYQSSVPATSVANVSSMLGTIQNPIPDNLSCVGGDVRLRGW; the protein is encoded by the exons ATGGCGGAGGATGGCGCAGGAGGATCAGGGAACAGCAGCACGGGGGAGGCGAGTCGGTTGCAGCTCCTGCAAGAGATGCGGCAGCAGAACTTTGACGGCATCCGATTCGCTTCGTACCGGACGGCTTGCAAGCTGAGATTCATTCAGAGGAAGGTTCACC TGCACAACGTGGATATATGGAATGTGATCGAGGCGTTTAGGGAGAACGGTTTGAACACCCTGGAACCATCGAGCACACTGGGTGTATCGAGGCTCGAAACATTACTGTCTTCCTTGTTTCACGCCCTTAACAAACGAGTGCCTGTCTCGCAGCAGTCCAAAGTCGACGCTACGACAGCCCTGCTGATGAACTGGCTGCTCGCTGCCTACACTACGGG ggaaaacaataaaatatccGTGTTCTCGGTGAAAGTGGCCTTAGCCACGCTGTGCGCTGGGAAACTGATGGACAAGTTTCGCT ATATATACTCGCAAATATCTGACAGCAACGGGCACATGATACATTGGAGGTTCGCAGAGTATTTGAAAGAGGTGCTAGGGTTAACGGCCGCGGTTTACGAGTCGCCGTCTTTTGGATACTCCGAGGGCCTGGCCAGCTCAATATTCCCGCAA AACTCGAAAGTCACGGTGAACGATTTTTTGGACACCCTCATGTCCGACCCAGGACCGCATTGCTTAATCTGGCTCCCACTCTACCACAGAATGGCTGCTGTGGAAAACG TGGCCCATCCTGTTATGTGCGACGCTTGTCACAAAGAGAACTTCACTGGCTTCCGATACAGATGTCAAAAATGCCACGCGTACCAGCTTTGCCAAGACTGTTTCTGGCGCGGCAAAGTTTCCGGGACGCATAACAATGATCATGAAACCAGGGAGTACAGTAGCTTC AAGTCGCCGAGCAAACAAATTGGACATTCCTTGCGCAAGAGCTTCAGATGCGTACCTGAGAAAGGAAAGAATAGCCTGCCAAGATTCCCCGAGCAACCAGAGAAGACGTTAGATCTGTCGCATATAGT CCCACCGTCACCTTTACCGTCTCACAACGGCTTTCCGGATCCAGGTTTCATGGCTCCCTTTGACTCTGGGTCAATGGATAGCCGTTCTACGTTAAGGAG TATGGATAGTTCGAGACTGGATGATGAACATAAATTAATAGCACGATACGCACAAAGGTTGGCTCAGGAAGCTAGGACCATG CCTCGCGCCTCGTCCAGAATGTCGCAAGCTGACCAAGCA GGTAGGGCACCGTCTGATGCGAATTTGGCATCTCTTGATACCTCGAGAGCACAACGCGAGCTTATATCGCAATTGGAAGCAAAGAACAAGGAAATCATGCTCCAGATTGCAAGGTTAAG GATAGAAGCCGCCGGCATAGAAAATCCTGCGTTAATGTCAGAACTAAGAGCTCTTAGACAGAGAAAAGACGAGCTAGAGACTCACTTAGGAACGTTACAGCATTCTAGGAGACAATTAATGGTGCAACTAGACGGTTTAATGAAAATGTTGAAG AACCACCAGGCATCTCCACGATCGACACCAAATAGTTCACCGCGGAGTACAAAATCACCTCCGTTGCCACCTGGTGCTGTTCCAAGCAGTAGGTCAGCGCCTCCGACTCCGGGTGGTCCACTGTCCACGACtccgcagcaacagcagcagcaacagtcgCAGAGCCAGCAACAGATGTCTCAAAGCTATCAGAGCTCTGTCCCAGCAACGTCGGTGGCGAATGTATCCAGTATGCTCGGAACGATACAAAACCCTATTCCAGATAACTTGTCGTGTGTGGGAGGCGATGTAAG ACTTCGAGGCTGGTGA
- the LOC143367495 gene encoding dystrobrevin beta isoform X5 produces MAEDGAGGSGNSSTGEASRLQLLQEMRQQNFDGIRFASYRTACKLRFIQRKVHLHNVDIWNVIEAFRENGLNTLEPSSTLGVSRLETLLSSLFHALNKRVPVSQQSKVDATTALLMNWLLAAYTTGENNKISVFSVKVALATLCAGKLMDKFRYIYSQISDSNGHMIHWRFAEYLKEVLGLTAAVYESPSFGYSEGLASSIFPQNSKVTVNDFLDTLMSDPGPHCLIWLPLYHRMAAVENVAHPVMCDACHKENFTGFRYRCQKCHAYQLCQDCFWRGKVSGTHNNDHETREYSSFKSPSKQIGHSLRKSFRCVPEKGKNSLPRFPEQPEKTLDLSHIVPPSPLPSHNGFPDPGFMAPFDSGSMDSRSTLRSMDSSRLDDEHKLIARYAQRLAQEARTMPRASSRMSQADQAGRAPSDANLASLDTSRAQRELISQLEAKNKEIMLQIARLRIEAAGIENPALMSELRALRQRKDELETHLGTLQHSRRQLMVQLDGLMKMLKNHQASPRSTPNSSPRSTKSPPLPPGAVPSSRSAPPTPGGPLSTTPQQQQQQQSQSQQQMSQSYQSSVPATSVANVSSMLGTIQNPIPDNLSCVGGDVRLRPGGSFSQLRPN; encoded by the exons ATGGCGGAGGATGGCGCAGGAGGATCAGGGAACAGCAGCACGGGGGAGGCGAGTCGGTTGCAGCTCCTGCAAGAGATGCGGCAGCAGAACTTTGACGGCATCCGATTCGCTTCGTACCGGACGGCTTGCAAGCTGAGATTCATTCAGAGGAAGGTTCACC TGCACAACGTGGATATATGGAATGTGATCGAGGCGTTTAGGGAGAACGGTTTGAACACCCTGGAACCATCGAGCACACTGGGTGTATCGAGGCTCGAAACATTACTGTCTTCCTTGTTTCACGCCCTTAACAAACGAGTGCCTGTCTCGCAGCAGTCCAAAGTCGACGCTACGACAGCCCTGCTGATGAACTGGCTGCTCGCTGCCTACACTACGGG ggaaaacaataaaatatccGTGTTCTCGGTGAAAGTGGCCTTAGCCACGCTGTGCGCTGGGAAACTGATGGACAAGTTTCGCT ATATATACTCGCAAATATCTGACAGCAACGGGCACATGATACATTGGAGGTTCGCAGAGTATTTGAAAGAGGTGCTAGGGTTAACGGCCGCGGTTTACGAGTCGCCGTCTTTTGGATACTCCGAGGGCCTGGCCAGCTCAATATTCCCGCAA AACTCGAAAGTCACGGTGAACGATTTTTTGGACACCCTCATGTCCGACCCAGGACCGCATTGCTTAATCTGGCTCCCACTCTACCACAGAATGGCTGCTGTGGAAAACG TGGCCCATCCTGTTATGTGCGACGCTTGTCACAAAGAGAACTTCACTGGCTTCCGATACAGATGTCAAAAATGCCACGCGTACCAGCTTTGCCAAGACTGTTTCTGGCGCGGCAAAGTTTCCGGGACGCATAACAATGATCATGAAACCAGGGAGTACAGTAGCTTC AAGTCGCCGAGCAAACAAATTGGACATTCCTTGCGCAAGAGCTTCAGATGCGTACCTGAGAAAGGAAAGAATAGCCTGCCAAGATTCCCCGAGCAACCAGAGAAGACGTTAGATCTGTCGCATATAGT CCCACCGTCACCTTTACCGTCTCACAACGGCTTTCCGGATCCAGGTTTCATGGCTCCCTTTGACTCTGGGTCAATGGATAGCCGTTCTACGTTAAGGAG TATGGATAGTTCGAGACTGGATGATGAACATAAATTAATAGCACGATACGCACAAAGGTTGGCTCAGGAAGCTAGGACCATG CCTCGCGCCTCGTCCAGAATGTCGCAAGCTGACCAAGCA GGTAGGGCACCGTCTGATGCGAATTTGGCATCTCTTGATACCTCGAGAGCACAACGCGAGCTTATATCGCAATTGGAAGCAAAGAACAAGGAAATCATGCTCCAGATTGCAAGGTTAAG GATAGAAGCCGCCGGCATAGAAAATCCTGCGTTAATGTCAGAACTAAGAGCTCTTAGACAGAGAAAAGACGAGCTAGAGACTCACTTAGGAACGTTACAGCATTCTAGGAGACAATTAATGGTGCAACTAGACGGTTTAATGAAAATGTTGAAG AACCACCAGGCATCTCCACGATCGACACCAAATAGTTCACCGCGGAGTACAAAATCACCTCCGTTGCCACCTGGTGCTGTTCCAAGCAGTAGGTCAGCGCCTCCGACTCCGGGTGGTCCACTGTCCACGACtccgcagcaacagcagcagcaacagtcgCAGAGCCAGCAACAGATGTCTCAAAGCTATCAGAGCTCTGTCCCAGCAACGTCGGTGGCGAATGTATCCAGTATGCTCGGAACGATACAAAACCCTATTCCAGATAACTTGTCGTGTGTGGGAGGCGATGTAAG ACTCAGACCAGGAGGATCATTCTCACAACTCAGGCCGAATTAA